The following proteins come from a genomic window of Microbacterium lemovicicum:
- a CDS encoding IclR family transcriptional regulator: protein MDTARTSVPGAQAVARAARVLRLVTSGGASGVAVTDVARDAGLTRPTAHRLLAALAHEGLVDHDERTGRWMPGPELFLMGTVAASRYDITDVARDVVRSLAVRTEESAFLSVRRGDETVCLLREEGSFPIRSFVLSEGVRFPLGVASAGLAILAFLPPHDVDAYLDRHPDIGERWGAAHDPRRLRPRLRETRERGYAVNPGLIVEGSFGLGAAVFDRSGHPQWALSLTGVEFRFGPDRIAELGRTLLAHAHQLTTRVAASHR, encoded by the coding sequence GTGGACACCGCGAGAACCTCCGTCCCCGGCGCGCAGGCGGTCGCCCGCGCCGCGCGTGTGCTCCGGCTGGTCACCTCCGGGGGCGCGTCCGGGGTCGCCGTCACCGACGTCGCCCGCGACGCAGGGCTGACGAGGCCGACCGCTCACCGGCTGCTGGCCGCCCTCGCCCACGAAGGGCTCGTCGACCACGACGAGCGGACGGGACGGTGGATGCCCGGGCCGGAGCTCTTCCTCATGGGCACGGTGGCGGCATCCCGCTACGACATCACCGATGTCGCGCGTGACGTCGTGCGCTCCCTCGCCGTGCGCACCGAGGAGAGCGCCTTCCTGTCCGTGCGCCGCGGTGACGAGACCGTCTGCCTCCTGCGCGAGGAGGGGAGCTTCCCGATCCGCTCCTTCGTGCTGAGCGAGGGCGTGCGCTTCCCGCTCGGGGTCGCATCGGCGGGGCTCGCCATCCTCGCGTTCCTTCCGCCCCACGATGTGGACGCGTACCTCGACCGCCACCCCGACATCGGAGAGCGGTGGGGTGCGGCGCACGACCCCCGGCGGCTGCGGCCTCGGCTCCGCGAGACGCGCGAACGCGGTTACGCCGTGAACCCGGGACTCATCGTGGAGGGGAGCTTCGGGCTCGGAGCGGCGGTGTTCGACCGGAGCGGGCACCCGCAGTGGGCGCTGAGCCTGACGGGCGTGGAGTTCCGGTTCGGGCCCGACCGCATCGCCGAACTCGGACGCACGCTCCTCGCGCACGCCCACCAGCTCACGACCCGCGTGGCCGCCTCGCATCGCTGA
- a CDS encoding alpha/beta hydrolase yields MSALYERHRTLDVAVPGGDLRVGVWEPTPSEESERASADAAPAVLLVHGVTASHLSWQLVAERLPRARVIAPDLRGRGRSAGLAGAAGMAAHADDLVAVLDALNVDTAVVAGHSMGAFVALVLGERHPERVSRLVLVDGGLPLDLPEDMPTDEVIRLVLGPTAERLSRRFASEQDYLDFWRAHPAFARDWSPALEAYLAYDLVGEAPELRPSTSYATLEEDSLDQNTGHDISAAQSRPQHPVILLSAERGLLDQVPALYAAERLSHKVAAVPGLRHLPVADVNHYTIVLSDRGADAVAEAVRAEISADHRAAVDVSDARRPRGS; encoded by the coding sequence ATGAGCGCCCTGTACGAACGCCATCGCACCCTCGACGTCGCCGTCCCCGGCGGCGACCTGCGCGTGGGGGTGTGGGAGCCGACCCCCTCGGAGGAGAGCGAGCGGGCGTCAGCGGATGCTGCACCCGCCGTGCTGCTCGTCCACGGCGTCACCGCCTCGCATCTGTCGTGGCAGCTCGTCGCCGAGCGGCTCCCGCGGGCGCGGGTCATCGCCCCCGACCTCCGCGGTCGCGGCCGCAGCGCCGGCCTCGCCGGTGCGGCGGGCATGGCGGCCCACGCGGACGACCTCGTCGCCGTGCTCGACGCACTGAACGTCGACACCGCCGTCGTCGCCGGTCACTCGATGGGCGCGTTCGTGGCCTTGGTGCTGGGGGAGCGTCACCCGGAGCGCGTGTCGCGGCTCGTCCTCGTGGACGGCGGTCTGCCGCTGGACCTGCCGGAGGACATGCCGACCGACGAGGTCATCCGGCTGGTGCTCGGCCCCACCGCCGAGCGGCTGTCACGGCGATTCGCCTCAGAGCAGGACTACCTGGACTTCTGGCGGGCGCACCCCGCCTTCGCCCGGGACTGGTCGCCCGCCCTCGAGGCCTACCTCGCCTACGACCTCGTGGGGGAGGCGCCCGAGCTCCGGCCGTCGACGTCGTACGCCACGCTCGAAGAGGATTCGCTCGACCAGAACACCGGACACGACATCTCCGCCGCCCAGTCGCGGCCGCAGCATCCGGTGATCCTCCTCAGCGCGGAGCGCGGCCTGCTCGACCAGGTGCCGGCGCTGTACGCCGCGGAACGGCTGTCGCACAAGGTCGCGGCGGTGCCCGGGCTGCGGCACCTGCCCGTGGCAGACGTCAACCACTACACGATCGTCCTGTCCGACCGTGGCGCCGACGCCGTCGCGGAGGCCGTGCGGGCCGAGATCTCGGCGGACCACCGCGCAGCCGTCGATGTCAGCGATGCGAGGCGGCCACGCGGGTCGTGA
- a CDS encoding MarR family winged helix-turn-helix transcriptional regulator, producing MSRSEDIERIVVAAQVLTRIAAVETRNEAPAAQWRTLNILRAEGPLRLGTLASLSRITQPGMTRLVAQLADAGLVTRASDPDDSRATVVEVTTDGLRALDAWLVQLRDALEPMFDDLDDDDWAALSRVATILSERTSSRVEVAR from the coding sequence ATGAGTCGTTCAGAAGACATCGAGAGGATCGTCGTCGCCGCGCAGGTGCTGACCCGCATCGCCGCCGTCGAGACACGCAATGAGGCGCCCGCCGCGCAATGGCGGACGTTGAACATCCTGCGCGCGGAGGGGCCGCTCCGCCTGGGAACGCTCGCCTCCCTCAGCCGCATCACGCAGCCGGGGATGACGCGGCTGGTGGCTCAGCTGGCCGATGCGGGGCTCGTCACCCGCGCCAGCGACCCCGACGACTCGCGCGCGACGGTCGTGGAAGTCACCACGGACGGCCTCCGGGCGCTCGACGCCTGGCTCGTGCAGCTGCGCGATGCGCTCGAGCCGATGTTCGACGACCTCGATGACGACGACTGGGCGGCGCTCTCGCGGGTCGCCACGATCCTGTCCGAGCGCACCTCCTCCCGGGTGGAGGTCGCTCGATGA
- a CDS encoding MFS transporter, translating to MSGGASSGVWRQPAQVWAVAFASVVAFMGIGLVDPILPAIAESLQASAVQTELLFTSYLLVTGLAMLITSWVSSRIGAKRTLLIGLALIVVFALLSATAGSVDAIIGFRAGWGLGNALFISTALATIVGAASGGSSAAIVLYEAALGLGIAIGPLLGGLLGELSWRGPFFGVVALMAIAFVAVLVLLRGPSEPRQPVSLAAPFRALRQPALAVLAITALFYNIGFFVLLAFSPFPLGFGAMGIGLTFFGWGLGLAITSVWVAPWMMRRMRRTTVILIVLPLLAVDLLAAALFSSDPAGLVTCIVVGGLLLGVMNTVLTESVMEATDLPRSVASSAYSAVRFLGGAAAPPIAAALWHAFDARVPYVFAAASVLIAAATILIGRRALARVDEREADQADEAVSVLVGDAA from the coding sequence ATGAGCGGCGGCGCATCGTCCGGCGTGTGGCGCCAGCCGGCACAGGTCTGGGCGGTCGCCTTCGCGTCTGTCGTCGCCTTCATGGGGATCGGGCTCGTCGATCCCATCCTCCCCGCGATCGCGGAGTCGCTGCAGGCCTCCGCCGTGCAGACCGAGCTTCTCTTCACGAGCTATCTGCTCGTCACGGGACTCGCGATGCTCATCACCAGCTGGGTCTCCAGCCGCATCGGCGCCAAGCGGACGCTGCTCATCGGTCTCGCCCTCATCGTCGTGTTCGCCCTCCTGTCCGCGACCGCGGGCAGCGTCGACGCGATCATCGGCTTCCGCGCGGGCTGGGGCCTGGGCAACGCGCTCTTCATCTCCACGGCGCTCGCGACGATCGTCGGCGCCGCCTCCGGCGGCAGCAGCGCGGCGATCGTGCTCTACGAGGCGGCGCTCGGGCTCGGCATCGCCATCGGCCCTCTCCTGGGCGGTCTGCTGGGCGAGCTCAGCTGGCGCGGACCGTTCTTCGGCGTCGTCGCCCTCATGGCCATCGCCTTCGTCGCGGTGCTCGTGCTGCTGCGGGGGCCGAGTGAGCCGCGACAGCCCGTCTCGCTCGCGGCACCCTTCCGTGCCCTGCGTCAGCCGGCCCTCGCCGTGCTGGCCATCACGGCCCTGTTCTACAACATCGGCTTCTTCGTGCTGCTGGCCTTCTCGCCCTTCCCGCTCGGATTCGGTGCGATGGGCATCGGCCTGACCTTCTTCGGCTGGGGCCTGGGCCTGGCGATCACGAGCGTCTGGGTGGCGCCGTGGATGATGCGTCGGATGCGGCGCACCACCGTCATCCTCATCGTCCTCCCGCTCCTGGCGGTAGACCTGCTGGCCGCGGCGCTGTTCTCGAGCGACCCCGCGGGTCTCGTGACGTGCATCGTCGTCGGCGGCCTGCTGCTCGGAGTGATGAACACCGTGCTCACGGAGTCGGTCATGGAGGCCACCGACCTTCCCCGCTCCGTCGCCTCGTCGGCGTACTCCGCGGTGCGGTTCCTCGGCGGTGCGGCCGCCCCGCCGATCGCGGCCGCGCTGTGGCACGCCTTCGACGCGCGCGTGCCGTACGTCTTCGCCGCGGCATCCGTCCTCATCGCCGCCGCCACCATCCTGATCGGGCGCCGAGCCCTCGCGCGCGTCGACGAGCGCGAGGCCGATCAGGCGGACGAAGCGGTCTCGGTGCTGGTGGGCGACGCCGCCTGA
- a CDS encoding PIG-L deacetylase family protein → MRRSANRWRPRAGALLGVAALLLATFVAVPAAASERGADRSWASASTTSGTPQPTAQMRGADPLGGSCFGAPTTLSIWAHYDDDLLFAGSRLDDAIHAGNCIRTVFLTGGDAGKGPGYAAGREQGIMRAYNVMRGEKSEWTSTDVTLDSGAKVVAWRPTDDDRVTLVFFRLPDGNLQGQGFPTTGDVSLLKLANGVIPSLRSLSGSYSLTWQQIVDSLDALIHRFTPATILTSVPGDSRKWSAGDHADHQMVGNATREAWENAGYPVDLVSYAIGYQSENFAPNIEGDALVRKIDAFSAYAHGDTVVDKCVNYKSCLAVPRFGAWLQRQYARTDAGLFTDDGP, encoded by the coding sequence GTGCGAAGAAGTGCGAATCGCTGGCGCCCGCGAGCAGGAGCGCTGCTCGGTGTCGCCGCCCTCCTGCTGGCGACCTTCGTGGCCGTCCCCGCGGCCGCGTCGGAGCGAGGAGCGGACCGGTCTTGGGCGTCCGCGTCCACGACCTCCGGCACCCCGCAGCCCACCGCGCAGATGCGCGGAGCCGACCCGCTCGGCGGTTCGTGCTTCGGCGCGCCCACGACGCTGTCGATCTGGGCGCACTACGACGACGATCTGCTCTTCGCGGGCTCGCGCCTCGACGACGCGATCCACGCGGGGAACTGCATCCGCACGGTCTTCCTCACGGGCGGCGACGCCGGCAAGGGGCCGGGTTATGCGGCAGGTCGCGAGCAGGGCATCATGCGCGCCTACAACGTCATGCGCGGCGAGAAGTCCGAATGGACGAGCACCGATGTCACCCTGGACTCCGGTGCGAAGGTCGTGGCCTGGCGTCCGACCGACGATGATCGCGTCACCCTCGTGTTCTTCCGTCTCCCGGACGGGAATCTCCAGGGCCAGGGCTTCCCCACGACCGGCGACGTCAGCCTGCTGAAGCTCGCCAACGGCGTCATCCCGTCTCTGAGGAGCCTCTCGGGGAGCTACTCCCTCACGTGGCAGCAGATCGTCGATTCCCTCGACGCCCTCATCCACCGGTTCACACCGGCGACGATCCTCACGTCCGTGCCGGGCGATTCCCGGAAGTGGTCGGCCGGCGATCACGCCGACCACCAGATGGTCGGCAACGCGACCCGCGAGGCGTGGGAGAACGCCGGGTATCCGGTCGATCTCGTGTCGTACGCGATCGGCTACCAGAGCGAGAACTTCGCGCCGAACATCGAGGGCGACGCCCTGGTCCGCAAGATCGACGCCTTCAGCGCCTACGCTCACGGCGACACCGTCGTCGACAAGTGCGTGAACTACAAGAGCTGCCTCGCCGTGCCGCGCTTCGGCGCCTGGCTGCAGCGTCAGTATGCCCGGACGGATGCCGGACTCTTCACCGACGACGGCCCCTGA
- a CDS encoding inositol monophosphatase family protein, producing the protein MTPPPSAFPAAPDSAEPHAEDLAVALRLADAADAVSMARFDAADLDVQIKADATHVTEADLATERAIRDILARERPEDGIFGEEFGSSGSTIRQWIIDPIDGTANYLKGIPMWATLIALAVDGVPQVGVVSQPALSRRWWAATGQGAWTTTPSGEPRRLSVSTVDTVDTASVSFQSIGQWRDVGRLDALERLTAAVWRDRGYGDAWPYMLLAEGRLELVAEFGVKEYDIAAHVPIITEAGGRVTAFDGTTTLSDRSVVATNDRLHEPFLTLLHDA; encoded by the coding sequence GTGACCCCTCCTCCTTCGGCCTTCCCAGCGGCGCCCGATTCCGCGGAGCCGCACGCGGAGGATCTGGCGGTGGCCCTCCGTCTGGCGGATGCGGCCGATGCCGTCTCGATGGCGCGCTTCGACGCGGCCGACCTCGACGTGCAGATCAAGGCCGACGCGACGCACGTGACGGAGGCCGACCTCGCCACCGAGCGCGCGATCCGCGACATCCTCGCGCGGGAGCGGCCCGAGGACGGCATCTTCGGCGAGGAGTTCGGGTCGTCAGGCTCCACGATCCGACAGTGGATCATCGATCCGATCGACGGCACGGCGAACTACCTGAAGGGCATCCCGATGTGGGCGACGCTCATCGCCCTGGCCGTGGACGGCGTGCCGCAGGTCGGCGTCGTCAGCCAGCCGGCGCTCAGCAGGCGCTGGTGGGCGGCGACCGGACAGGGAGCGTGGACGACGACCCCGTCCGGCGAACCCCGACGGCTCTCGGTCTCGACCGTCGACACCGTCGACACGGCGAGCGTCAGCTTCCAGAGCATCGGCCAGTGGCGTGACGTCGGACGACTGGATGCGCTCGAGCGGCTCACCGCGGCTGTGTGGCGCGATCGCGGCTACGGCGACGCGTGGCCGTACATGCTGCTGGCCGAGGGGCGCCTCGAGCTCGTCGCGGAGTTCGGCGTCAAGGAGTACGACATCGCCGCGCACGTGCCGATCATCACCGAGGCCGGCGGGCGCGTGACCGCCTTCGACGGCACGACGACCCTCTCCGACCGCTCGGTCGTGGCCACGAACGACCGCCTGCACGAGCCGTTCCTCACTCTCCTCCACGACGCCTGA
- a CDS encoding MFS transporter gives MTTPALLRSPGWRTWLVWGVGVAAYVVAIVNRSSLSSVGVDAAVRFDADASTLSLFAVIQLAVYGGMQVPIGLLLDRWGARPIIAIGMVLMALGQAVMASADAVGIGILARVLIGAGDAAVFPSVLRVVATWFPAQRSPVLVQLTGIVGQFGQIIAVIPLAALLHATSWSITFGSLAGLGVLFAVLTFAIIRNRPPERRDDAVDTTVDTSTGAIRVVRSSADLREGFRASWQHPATRLAFWSHFTTPFAGTAFVLLWGFPFLTRGEGLTPAVASVMLTSFVVFSILCGPVIGALSSRHPTRRSRWLVLPIIGFQALTWLVVILWPGPAPIGVLLVLMFALGAGGPGSMIAFDHARTFNPSHRLSTATGIVNGGGFLAALIAILFIGIAMDVQGAGTPDTYSLDAFRIAFLTQVPLWLVGATAIVIERRRTIRHIGGTQNYPR, from the coding sequence GTGACCACCCCGGCTCTCCTCCGCTCACCCGGCTGGCGCACCTGGCTGGTGTGGGGGGTGGGCGTCGCGGCCTACGTCGTCGCGATCGTCAACCGCTCGTCACTGTCGTCGGTGGGCGTGGACGCCGCTGTGCGCTTCGATGCCGACGCCTCGACGCTCTCGCTGTTCGCCGTGATCCAGCTGGCCGTCTACGGCGGCATGCAGGTGCCGATCGGCCTGCTGCTGGACCGCTGGGGCGCGCGGCCGATCATCGCCATCGGCATGGTGCTGATGGCGCTCGGGCAGGCCGTCATGGCGTCGGCGGATGCCGTCGGCATCGGCATCCTGGCCCGTGTGCTCATCGGCGCGGGTGACGCCGCGGTCTTCCCCAGCGTCCTGCGCGTCGTCGCCACCTGGTTCCCGGCGCAGCGGAGCCCGGTGCTCGTGCAGCTGACGGGCATCGTCGGGCAGTTCGGCCAGATCATCGCGGTCATCCCGCTCGCGGCGCTCCTGCACGCGACGTCGTGGAGCATCACGTTCGGCAGCCTCGCGGGCCTCGGAGTGCTGTTCGCGGTGCTCACGTTCGCGATCATCCGCAACCGGCCCCCGGAACGCCGGGACGACGCCGTCGACACGACGGTGGACACGTCGACCGGCGCCATCCGTGTGGTGCGCTCCTCGGCCGACCTGCGGGAGGGGTTCCGCGCGTCGTGGCAGCATCCGGCGACGCGGCTCGCCTTCTGGTCGCACTTCACGACGCCGTTCGCCGGGACCGCCTTCGTCCTCCTGTGGGGATTCCCGTTCCTCACCCGGGGCGAGGGGCTCACGCCCGCCGTCGCCTCCGTGATGCTCACGTCGTTCGTGGTGTTCAGCATCCTCTGCGGCCCGGTGATCGGCGCGCTCTCCAGCCGCCATCCCACGCGCCGGTCGCGGTGGCTCGTGCTGCCGATCATCGGCTTCCAGGCTCTGACGTGGCTGGTCGTGATCCTGTGGCCGGGGCCGGCGCCCATCGGCGTGCTGCTCGTGCTGATGTTCGCCCTCGGCGCCGGCGGACCCGGGTCGATGATCGCGTTCGACCACGCGCGCACCTTCAATCCCAGCCACCGGCTGAGCACCGCGACCGGCATCGTCAACGGCGGCGGCTTCTTGGCCGCGCTGATCGCGATCCTCTTCATCGGCATCGCGATGGACGTGCAGGGCGCCGGGACGCCCGACACCTACTCGCTCGACGCCTTCCGCATCGCGTTCCTCACGCAGGTGCCGCTGTGGCTCGTCGGCGCGACGGCGATCGTCATCGAGCGGCGCCGGACCATCCGGCATATCGGCGGGACGCAGAACTACCCGCGCTGA
- a CDS encoding 2'-5' RNA ligase family protein, which produces MPGNPSPTNPVPGNPTPTRKAVVSIELTLDAATDAAVRADWARLIDAGLPSLGRHPSPSNSPHITLLVRSTLEPVDFASAVDLLPIDVELGEPTVFPHGDRGVLVRPLLVDESLRRLHRAVHDAAPPGEDAPFTAPGDWTPHVTLARRLRLDRLDEALALLGPAGRGRGVALRRWDSVTATVTVLG; this is translated from the coding sequence GTGCCCGGGAACCCGTCGCCCACGAACCCCGTGCCCGGGAACCCGACGCCCACGCGGAAAGCCGTCGTCAGCATTGAGCTGACCCTCGACGCCGCCACCGACGCCGCGGTCCGAGCCGACTGGGCCCGCCTGATCGACGCGGGGCTGCCGAGCCTCGGGCGGCATCCGTCACCCTCGAACAGCCCGCACATCACTCTGCTCGTGCGCTCGACGCTCGAGCCGGTCGACTTCGCCTCCGCCGTCGACCTGCTGCCGATCGACGTCGAGCTCGGCGAGCCGACGGTCTTCCCCCACGGCGATCGCGGCGTGCTGGTGCGGCCGCTCCTGGTCGATGAGAGCCTCCGCCGCCTCCACCGGGCGGTGCATGACGCGGCGCCGCCCGGCGAGGATGCGCCGTTCACGGCTCCGGGTGACTGGACGCCGCACGTCACACTGGCGCGCCGTCTCCGGCTCGACCGTCTCGACGAGGCGCTGGCGCTGCTCGGCCCCGCCGGCCGCGGCCGAGGCGTCGCGCTGCGACGCTGGGACTCGGTGACGGCGACGGTGACGGTGCTGGGCTGA
- a CDS encoding phage baseplate assembly protein V yields the protein MPRRMAATGSTVVRAPWYRPTVLPRRTVGSMIVRAVAQGDPDPEGRGRVRVEIPNQGVTMWADRVFPLTPFGDVEVPGGAAVWVGFEGDDGASPVVLGLVDPLPRSAARTLQVERMGDAWDQGHAAGSQDGAQSSDTPNPYR from the coding sequence GTGCCCCGACGGATGGCGGCGACGGGGTCGACGGTCGTGCGCGCGCCGTGGTATCGCCCCACGGTGCTTCCTCGTCGTACGGTGGGCAGCATGATCGTGCGCGCGGTGGCACAGGGCGACCCCGACCCGGAGGGTCGGGGTCGGGTGCGGGTGGAGATTCCGAACCAGGGGGTGACGATGTGGGCCGATCGTGTCTTCCCTCTCACGCCTTTCGGCGACGTCGAGGTGCCCGGGGGTGCCGCGGTCTGGGTCGGCTTCGAGGGCGACGACGGCGCGTCGCCCGTCGTGCTCGGCCTCGTCGACCCGCTGCCACGCTCGGCCGCGCGCACCCTCCAGGTGGAGCGCATGGGCGACGCCTGGGACCAGGGTCACGCCGCGGGCTCCCAGGACGGCGCGCAGAGCTCGGACACGCCCAACCCCTATCGCTGA
- a CDS encoding DUF2243 domain-containing protein produces the protein MSASSSTATPDDRPSSERERPRHASRNAWSGILFGVGLVAFIDETVFHQLLRWHHFYDRAGTQVGLISDGIFHAVSWFATIGGLFLLADLRRRDGLSWLRWSGGVLAGAGAFQLYDGLVQHKLWRIHQIRAVDDLLAYDIVWNVVATVLLVAGVVLLIRTGSAPRRCDTTEW, from the coding sequence ATGTCTGCCTCCTCCTCGACGGCGACCCCCGACGATCGCCCGTCGTCGGAGCGCGAGCGACCTCGTCACGCAAGCCGCAACGCCTGGTCCGGCATCCTGTTCGGCGTCGGGCTCGTGGCGTTCATAGACGAGACCGTCTTCCATCAGCTCCTGCGCTGGCACCACTTCTACGACCGTGCGGGCACGCAGGTCGGGCTCATCTCCGACGGGATCTTCCACGCCGTGAGCTGGTTCGCGACGATCGGCGGGCTCTTCCTCCTGGCCGACCTGCGCCGGCGCGACGGACTGTCCTGGCTGCGCTGGAGCGGTGGCGTGCTCGCCGGCGCGGGAGCCTTCCAGCTCTACGACGGACTGGTGCAGCACAAGCTCTGGCGCATCCACCAGATCCGCGCGGTCGACGACCTGCTCGCCTACGACATCGTGTGGAACGTCGTGGCCACGGTGCTGCTCGTCGCCGGAGTCGTCCTCCTCATCCGCACGGGCTCGGCGCCGCGCCGCTGCGACACCACCGAGTGGTGA
- a CDS encoding cytochrome c oxidase assembly protein, which translates to MIAATGHAHAGGEAGWLFAAIAALAVTVYAVGVVLSARRGRPWPWTRSLCAVLGVAAATAAVVGPLADAAQTGFTAHMRTHLLIGMVAPVLLVLSAPVTLALRTLAVDPARRLSRLLRSVPARFVSAPVTTLVLSAGGLWMLYLTPLVSLMRSDPLVHLLVQAHLLVAGFLFTSAVIGIDPRPHGPGWILRAAVLAVSMASHAILAKHLYAHPPAGVSVEDARAGAELMYYAGGWVEASVVLVFCLQWYRATARDGRGGVRAAVASAERRARADRGNRWSSSTPSWWVRGSRVSPPPPS; encoded by the coding sequence GTGATCGCGGCGACCGGTCACGCGCACGCCGGGGGCGAAGCCGGCTGGCTCTTCGCGGCGATCGCCGCACTCGCTGTCACCGTCTACGCCGTCGGAGTGGTCCTGTCCGCCCGTCGTGGGCGTCCGTGGCCTTGGACCCGCTCGCTGTGCGCGGTCCTCGGGGTCGCAGCCGCCACGGCGGCGGTGGTGGGCCCGCTCGCCGACGCCGCGCAGACCGGGTTCACCGCCCACATGCGGACTCATCTGCTGATCGGCATGGTCGCGCCGGTTCTGCTCGTGCTGTCGGCACCGGTCACGCTCGCGCTGCGGACGCTGGCGGTCGATCCCGCGCGCAGGCTCTCCCGACTGCTGCGCAGCGTCCCTGCGCGGTTCGTCTCCGCTCCCGTGACGACCCTCGTGCTCAGCGCGGGCGGACTCTGGATGCTGTACCTCACGCCCCTCGTGTCGCTGATGCGATCGGACCCCCTCGTGCACCTCCTCGTGCAGGCGCACCTCCTCGTCGCGGGCTTCCTGTTCACGTCGGCCGTGATCGGCATCGACCCGCGGCCGCACGGCCCGGGGTGGATCCTGCGCGCCGCGGTCCTCGCGGTCTCGATGGCCTCGCACGCGATCCTCGCGAAGCACCTCTACGCCCACCCGCCCGCCGGAGTGTCTGTTGAGGACGCCCGCGCCGGAGCGGAGCTCATGTACTACGCGGGCGGGTGGGTCGAGGCATCCGTCGTGCTCGTCTTCTGCCTGCAGTGGTACCGGGCGACCGCTCGCGACGGTCGCGGAGGTGTGCGTGCGGCGGTAGCGTCGGCAGAGCGCCGAGCGCGCGCCGACAGGGGGAACCGATGGAGCTCTTCGACACCGTCGTGGTGGGTGCGGGGGTCGCGGGTCTCACCGCCGCCACCCTCCTGA
- a CDS encoding flavin monoamine oxidase family protein codes for MELFDTVVVGAGVAGLTAATLLSDAGQRVVVLEARDRVGGRVVTDRAGGTATDLGASWIHGVTDSPVAATAAAFGMRMVEFTVGGYQPDSRPTSHYGPSGERLTDAAARAYVADIHAVDRTLAEAIAGSAAAASYRDVTEEALAAQGWDAERTQRVREYLEHRAEEQYGAWIEDLAAHGLDDDSIDGDEVVFPDGYDALPRGLAKGLDVRLEHVVTRVQRLDASTGGSAVTVVSDRGTFAAAQVIVTVPVGVLQSGDPVFDPPLPSAHTAALGRLAMNAFEKVFLRFPVAFWDDEVYVIRQQGAEGAWWHSWYDLTRLHGEPALLTFAAGPAAVETRSWSDAEIVASVMTQLRRLYGDGIPDPLSAVVTRWQDDPFARGSYAYMTLGATTADHDDLAEPVDGVLHLAGEATWTDDPATVTAALCSGHRAAERVLGHEVPIERIWTS; via the coding sequence ATGGAGCTCTTCGACACCGTCGTGGTGGGTGCGGGGGTCGCGGGTCTCACCGCCGCCACCCTCCTGAGCGACGCCGGACAGCGGGTGGTCGTGCTCGAAGCCCGCGACCGCGTCGGCGGCCGCGTCGTCACCGACCGCGCCGGCGGCACGGCGACGGACCTCGGCGCGTCGTGGATCCACGGCGTCACGGACTCCCCCGTCGCGGCGACCGCGGCGGCCTTCGGCATGCGCATGGTCGAGTTCACCGTCGGCGGCTATCAGCCCGACAGCCGGCCCACCTCCCACTACGGTCCGTCGGGAGAGCGACTGACGGATGCTGCGGCTCGGGCGTACGTCGCCGACATCCACGCCGTCGACCGAACCCTCGCCGAGGCGATCGCGGGTTCCGCCGCCGCCGCGTCGTACCGCGACGTCACCGAGGAGGCGCTCGCGGCCCAGGGCTGGGATGCCGAGCGGACGCAGCGCGTGCGCGAGTATCTGGAGCATCGCGCGGAGGAGCAGTACGGCGCGTGGATCGAGGACCTCGCCGCACACGGGCTCGACGACGACTCGATCGACGGCGACGAGGTGGTGTTCCCCGACGGGTACGACGCGCTGCCGCGCGGCCTGGCGAAGGGTCTGGACGTGCGTCTCGAGCACGTCGTGACGCGGGTGCAGCGGCTCGACGCCTCGACCGGAGGGTCCGCCGTCACCGTCGTCTCGGATCGCGGAACATTCGCGGCGGCGCAGGTGATCGTGACCGTCCCGGTCGGTGTGCTGCAGTCCGGCGATCCCGTGTTCGACCCGCCGCTGCCGTCGGCGCACACGGCCGCTCTCGGCCGGCTCGCGATGAACGCCTTCGAGAAGGTCTTCCTGCGCTTCCCGGTCGCCTTCTGGGACGACGAGGTCTACGTCATCCGTCAGCAGGGTGCCGAGGGCGCGTGGTGGCACTCCTGGTACGACCTCACGCGTCTGCACGGCGAGCCGGCGCTGCTCACCTTCGCCGCCGGCCCCGCGGCCGTAGAGACCCGGTCGTGGAGCGATGCCGAGATCGTGGCATCCGTCATGACGCAGCTGAGACGGCTGTACGGCGACGGCATCCCCGACCCTTTGTCGGCCGTCGTCACGCGCTGGCAGGACGATCCGTTCGCACGCGGGTCGTACGCCTACATGACCCTCGGGGCGACCACGGCCGACCACGACGACCTCGCCGAGCCGGTCGACGGCGTCCTGCATCTCGCCGGGGAGGCGACGTGGACCGACGATCCGGCCACGGTCACGGCCGCGCTGTGCTCTGGCCATCGAGCGGCGGAACGCGTGCTGGGGCACGAGGTGCCGATCGAGCGGATCTGGACGAGCTGA